The Hippoglossus hippoglossus isolate fHipHip1 chromosome 21, fHipHip1.pri, whole genome shotgun sequence genome contains a region encoding:
- the LOC117754816 gene encoding ADP-ribosylation factor-like protein 6 isoform X2 produces MGLLDKLSGWLGLKKKEVNVLCLGLDNSGKTTIINQLKPANTQAQEIVPTIGFNIEKFKSSSLSFTVFDMSGQSRYRNLWEHYYKESHAIIFVIDSGDKLRMVVAKEELDILLNHEDIRSKKIPVLFFANKTDLRDAMSSVKVSQMLSLENIRDKPWHICASNAIKGEGLQEGLDWLQEQIAQSHQNNEQMND; encoded by the exons ATGGGGCTGCTGGATAAACTGTCGGGCTGGCTCGGCCTGAAGAAGAAAGAGGTCAACGTTTTGTGTTTGGGGCTGGACAACAGCGGCAAGACCACCATCATCAACCAACTGAAGCCGGCGAAT acCCAGGCACAAGAAATAGTCCCAACAATTGGCTTCAACATTGAAAAGTTCAAGAGTTCAAG CCTGTCGTTCACAGTGTTTGATATGTCCGGGCAGAGCAGATACAGAAACCTGTGGGAGCATTACTACAA AGAGAGTCACGCCATCATCTTTGTCATCGACAGCGGAGACAAACTGAGGATGGTCGTTGCCAAAGAGGAGCTCGATATTCTTCTTAACCACGAGG ATATCCGCAGCAAAAAGATACCAGTGTTGTTCTTTGCTAACAAGACGGACCTGCGGGACGCCATGTCTTCTGTCAAGGTCTCACAGATGTTGTCGTTGGAGAACATCCGAGACAAACCCTGGCACATCTG tgCCAGCAACGCTATCAAGGGAGAGGGCCTCCAGGAAGGGCTGGACTGGCTGCAAG AGCAAATTGCACA ATCACATCAAAACAATGAACAAATGAACGACTGA
- the LOC117754815 gene encoding F-box only protein 47-like isoform X2, producing the protein MDSVGMVMVKKALRNDSRYTLMYSSQRHRRSVAPARTIRTRSQVVSSSSSLHTLPVEVFNMILDQLTVLEISVFSMVSKEITQCILDYISTAAWKNKMITQRFHHSTCKEQISTIGHYRSLGLLFKRCTLLLPTKERLKFIFKRFSQIPCFMLEQCPIPNCIGFSSCGVLLKTLIAGWDELECHRVFNFLCELTNLLQKVEAVISAKPGVRRYQEVQFRLFCRQVLLDPWLNQPECQFWLTQLLRPWPLVTQAHLLFILYGPQLPEGTLGWQDLLETGLPHTTLWDLAQAILLLLGKLEVKGWSNESMLAILEELIVIPQPWHVENVARLLVLCGSNLCYTVLASKALNGRLQEISRLIVYMILVCEKEGYHMSWAVKLVRQLCNVFNTTPEKFYFIQQLENMFVEVTREFFDFYVTGNHLGDRENFQTLCILMESSARFHTKFLHMLLK; encoded by the exons A tggaCTCAGTGGGGATGGTCATGGTTAAGAAAGCTTTGAGAAATGACAGCAGGTACACACTGATgtacagcagccagagacacaggaggagcgTTGCCCCGGCCAGAACCATCAGGACCCGCAGCCAGGTGGTCAGCAGCAGTAGCTCCCTCCACACACTCCCAGTGGAGGTGTTCAACATGATCCTGGATCAGCTGACAG tgctGGAGATCAGTGTCTTTAGCATGGTGTCCAAAGAAATCACTCAATGCATCTTGGACTACATCTCCACTGCGGCCTGGAAGAATAAAATGATCACCCAAAGATTTCACCACTCCACCTGCAAGGAGCAGATATCCACTATTGGGCACTACAGAAGTCTGG GTTTATTATTCAAGAGATGTACACTTCTGCTACCAACAAAGGAAAGGTTGAAGTTTATCTTTAAGAGGTTCTCTCAG ATTCCCTGCTTCATGTTAGAGCAGTGTCCAATTCCCAACTGCATCGGTTTCTCCAGCTGTGGTGTCTTGCTCAAG ACACTGATTGCAGGCTGGGATGAGCTGGAGTGCCACAGAGTGTTCAACTTCCTGTGTGAGCTCACAAACCTGCTGCAAAAAGTGGAGGCAGTTATCTCTGCAAAAccag GGGTGAGGAGGTACCAGGAGGTGCAGTTCCGTCTGTTCTGTCGTCAGGTTCTGTTGGATCCGTGGCTGAACCAGCCAGAGTGTCAGTTCTGGCTAACACAACTTCTGAGGCCTTGGCCCCTGGTCACCCAGGCTCACTTGCTGTTCATCCTCTATGGACCACAGCTGCCTGAGG GTACTCTGGGTTGGCAGGATCTGTTAGAGACAGGGCTGCCTCACACGACCCTGTGGGACCTGGCCCAGGCCATCCTTCTGCTGTTAGGCAAACTAGAAGTCAAAGGCTGGAGCAACGAATCAATGCTGGCGATCCTGGAGGAGCTCATCG TCATTCCCCAGCCGTGGCATGTGGAAAACGTGGCTCGTCTCTTGGTTCTGTGCGGCAGCAATCTCTGCTACACCGTCCTGGCCAGCAAGGCCCTGAACGGACGCCTCCAGGAGATCTCCAGACTCATCGTCTACATGATACTG GTGTGTGAGAAGGAGGGCTACCACATGAGCTGGGCGGTGAAGTTGGTACGACAGCTTTGTAACGTCTTTAACACCACTCCTGAAAAGTTCTACTTCATCCAACAACTGGAGAACATGTTCGTAGAAGTCACCAGGGAGTTCTTTGATTTTTATGTCACAG GGAACCACCTTGGAGACAGGGAGAATTTCCAGACGCTGTGTATCCTCATGGAGTCCAGCGCTCGCTTCCACACCAAATTCCTCCACATGCTGCTGAAATAG
- the LOC117755288 gene encoding claudin-14-like has product MASMAVQLLGFFLGLLGFVGTVAATLLPHWRSTAYVGSNIITATAYMKGLWMECVWHSTGIYQCEVYRSLLALPQDLQAARALMVLSCITSVLASLLSVMGMKCTRFARGSLIKSPLAMSGGICFLCAGVLCLVTVSWTTNDIIMDFYDPFLPSGLKYEIGLAVYLGYASACLSLSGGLVLCWSSCGDRSRSPPRIQRSQPSSPPPAFNHIYPPSPPYKPPEALKDNRTPSICSLSSNGYRLNNYV; this is encoded by the exons ATGGCCAGCATGGCGGTTCAGCTCCTCGGCTTCTTCTTGGGCCTGCTGGGGTTTGTTGGAACCGTGGCTGCGACTCTGCTTCCCCACTGGCGCAGCACGGCCTATGTGGGCTCCAACATCATCACAGCCACCGCCTACATGAAAGGCCTGtggatggagtgtgtgtggcaCAGCACTGGCATTTATCAATGTGAGGTGTATAGATCTCTGTTGGCACTGCCACAGGACCTGCAG GCTGCCCGGGCCCTCATGGTGCTCTCCTGCATCACCTCAGTCCTGGCATCCCTGTTGTCTGTGATGGGGATGAAGTGTACCCGCTTCGCACGTGGCTCCCTGATCAAGTCTCCGCTGGCGATGAGCGGAGGGATATGTTTCCTCTGCGCAGGTGTCCTCTGTCTAGTCACCGTATCCTGGACCACCAATGATATCATAATGGACTTCTACGACCCCTTCCTCCCCAGCGGGCTGAAGTATGAGATCGGGCTGGCCGTGTACCTCGGATACGCCTCAGCCTGCCTCAGTCTGAGCGGAGGGCTGGTGCTGTGCTGGAGCAGCTGTGGTGACAGGTCACGGAGTCCACCGCGTATTCAGAGGAGTCAACCATCTTCGCCTCCCCCTGCCTTCAACCACATATACCCCCCTTCTCCACCATACAAGCCCCCTGAGGCCTTGAAGGACAATCGTACTCCATCAATTTGCTCCCTTTCCAGCAATGGATACAGGCTCAATAACTATGTCTGA
- the LOC117754816 gene encoding ADP-ribosylation factor-like protein 6 isoform X1, with the protein MGLLDKLSGWLGLKKKEVNVLCLGLDNSGKTTIINQLKPANRSNHVGPLSEEWKHVSQTQAQEIVPTIGFNIEKFKSSSLSFTVFDMSGQSRYRNLWEHYYKESHAIIFVIDSGDKLRMVVAKEELDILLNHEDIRSKKIPVLFFANKTDLRDAMSSVKVSQMLSLENIRDKPWHICASNAIKGEGLQEGLDWLQEQIAQSHQNNEQMND; encoded by the exons ATGGGGCTGCTGGATAAACTGTCGGGCTGGCTCGGCCTGAAGAAGAAAGAGGTCAACGTTTTGTGTTTGGGGCTGGACAACAGCGGCAAGACCACCATCATCAACCAACTGAAGCCGGCGAAT CGTTCGAATCATGTAGGCCCATTGTCAGAGGAGTGGAAACATGTTAGTCAG acCCAGGCACAAGAAATAGTCCCAACAATTGGCTTCAACATTGAAAAGTTCAAGAGTTCAAG CCTGTCGTTCACAGTGTTTGATATGTCCGGGCAGAGCAGATACAGAAACCTGTGGGAGCATTACTACAA AGAGAGTCACGCCATCATCTTTGTCATCGACAGCGGAGACAAACTGAGGATGGTCGTTGCCAAAGAGGAGCTCGATATTCTTCTTAACCACGAGG ATATCCGCAGCAAAAAGATACCAGTGTTGTTCTTTGCTAACAAGACGGACCTGCGGGACGCCATGTCTTCTGTCAAGGTCTCACAGATGTTGTCGTTGGAGAACATCCGAGACAAACCCTGGCACATCTG tgCCAGCAACGCTATCAAGGGAGAGGGCCTCCAGGAAGGGCTGGACTGGCTGCAAG AGCAAATTGCACA ATCACATCAAAACAATGAACAAATGAACGACTGA
- the LOC117754815 gene encoding F-box only protein 47-like isoform X1 translates to MFVSAVDSVGMVMVKKALRNDSRYTLMYSSQRHRRSVAPARTIRTRSQVVSSSSSLHTLPVEVFNMILDQLTVLEISVFSMVSKEITQCILDYISTAAWKNKMITQRFHHSTCKEQISTIGHYRSLGLLFKRCTLLLPTKERLKFIFKRFSQIPCFMLEQCPIPNCIGFSSCGVLLKTLIAGWDELECHRVFNFLCELTNLLQKVEAVISAKPGVRRYQEVQFRLFCRQVLLDPWLNQPECQFWLTQLLRPWPLVTQAHLLFILYGPQLPEGTLGWQDLLETGLPHTTLWDLAQAILLLLGKLEVKGWSNESMLAILEELIVIPQPWHVENVARLLVLCGSNLCYTVLASKALNGRLQEISRLIVYMILVCEKEGYHMSWAVKLVRQLCNVFNTTPEKFYFIQQLENMFVEVTREFFDFYVTGNHLGDRENFQTLCILMESSARFHTKFLHMLLK, encoded by the exons atgtttgtctctgcagtggaCTCAGTGGGGATGGTCATGGTTAAGAAAGCTTTGAGAAATGACAGCAGGTACACACTGATgtacagcagccagagacacaggaggagcgTTGCCCCGGCCAGAACCATCAGGACCCGCAGCCAGGTGGTCAGCAGCAGTAGCTCCCTCCACACACTCCCAGTGGAGGTGTTCAACATGATCCTGGATCAGCTGACAG tgctGGAGATCAGTGTCTTTAGCATGGTGTCCAAAGAAATCACTCAATGCATCTTGGACTACATCTCCACTGCGGCCTGGAAGAATAAAATGATCACCCAAAGATTTCACCACTCCACCTGCAAGGAGCAGATATCCACTATTGGGCACTACAGAAGTCTGG GTTTATTATTCAAGAGATGTACACTTCTGCTACCAACAAAGGAAAGGTTGAAGTTTATCTTTAAGAGGTTCTCTCAG ATTCCCTGCTTCATGTTAGAGCAGTGTCCAATTCCCAACTGCATCGGTTTCTCCAGCTGTGGTGTCTTGCTCAAG ACACTGATTGCAGGCTGGGATGAGCTGGAGTGCCACAGAGTGTTCAACTTCCTGTGTGAGCTCACAAACCTGCTGCAAAAAGTGGAGGCAGTTATCTCTGCAAAAccag GGGTGAGGAGGTACCAGGAGGTGCAGTTCCGTCTGTTCTGTCGTCAGGTTCTGTTGGATCCGTGGCTGAACCAGCCAGAGTGTCAGTTCTGGCTAACACAACTTCTGAGGCCTTGGCCCCTGGTCACCCAGGCTCACTTGCTGTTCATCCTCTATGGACCACAGCTGCCTGAGG GTACTCTGGGTTGGCAGGATCTGTTAGAGACAGGGCTGCCTCACACGACCCTGTGGGACCTGGCCCAGGCCATCCTTCTGCTGTTAGGCAAACTAGAAGTCAAAGGCTGGAGCAACGAATCAATGCTGGCGATCCTGGAGGAGCTCATCG TCATTCCCCAGCCGTGGCATGTGGAAAACGTGGCTCGTCTCTTGGTTCTGTGCGGCAGCAATCTCTGCTACACCGTCCTGGCCAGCAAGGCCCTGAACGGACGCCTCCAGGAGATCTCCAGACTCATCGTCTACATGATACTG GTGTGTGAGAAGGAGGGCTACCACATGAGCTGGGCGGTGAAGTTGGTACGACAGCTTTGTAACGTCTTTAACACCACTCCTGAAAAGTTCTACTTCATCCAACAACTGGAGAACATGTTCGTAGAAGTCACCAGGGAGTTCTTTGATTTTTATGTCACAG GGAACCACCTTGGAGACAGGGAGAATTTCCAGACGCTGTGTATCCTCATGGAGTCCAGCGCTCGCTTCCACACCAAATTCCTCCACATGCTGCTGAAATAG